A single genomic interval of Juglans regia cultivar Chandler chromosome 1, Walnut 2.0, whole genome shotgun sequence harbors:
- the LOC108987373 gene encoding uncharacterized protein LOC108987373 — protein MASTSTTPIEPSALALPDDMASKALNKRYEGLVTVRTKAIKGKGAWYWTHLEPILLHTPDTSLPKAVKLKCSLCDTLFSASNPSRTASEHLKKGACPNFGSVSRPSSASLSPLPISSVPSPLPSSHNHRKRSSQMGIHPLHSCSSSSYQANSLALVESSRFYNNQNHDGSHYSPCQNPVGAASNSGHHLVLSGGKEDLGALALLEDSVKKLKSPKGSAGPALSKDQIDSALQLLAEWFYESCGSVSASSLAHPKFRAFIHQVGLPGLLLRELTGARLDAKFEEVKTRSDARIRDAMFLQVASDGWKGKSCCGFTCDGENLVTFTVNLPNGTSDFQKAVFTGGMVSAKYAEEILWEAVTDVCGSSVQRCVGIVADKYKAKALKNLEVQNHWMINLSCQLQGFVSLIKDFNKELPLFRTVTENCIKVANFVNTTSQVRNSFLKYKMQELECAGLLRVPSPKCDTSKKFGPVYAMFEDILSCSQVLQMVVLDDLNRATCQEDSIAREVAGLIQTEGFWNELEAVYSLVKLIREMAQEIAADRPLIGQCLTLWEELRGKVKDWCAKFSITEGPVEKIIEKRFRKNYHPAWSAAFILDPLYLMRDTSGKYLPPFKYLTHEQEKDVDKLITRLVSREEAHVALMELMKWRSEGLDPLYAQAVQVKQRDPVSGKMKIANPQSSRLVWETCLSEFKSLGKVAVRLLFLHATSCAFKGNWSSMKWVCGQRHSRIGMERAQKMIFIAAHAKLERRDFSNEEEKDAELFAVAGSDDDVLNEVFADAPSV, from the coding sequence ATGGCTTCCACAAGCACAACTCCCATCGAACCTTCCGCTCTTGCTCTGCCCGACGACATGGCCTCAAAGGCCTTGAACAAGCGCTACGAAGGCCTCGTCACCGTGCGAACTAAGGCCATCAAGGGAAAAGGAGCCTGGTACTGGACCCATTTAGAGCCTATTCTCCTTCACACCCCCGACACGAGCCTCCCCAAAGCAGTCAAACTAAAGTGCTCCTTGTGCGACACCCTTTTCTCCGCATCCAACCCCTCCAGAACAGCTTCGGAGCACTTGAAAAAGGGTGCTTGCCCCAATTTCGGCTCCGTTTCCCGACCCAGCAGTGCATCTCTATCGCCGTTGCCGATATCCTCGGTGCCGTCTCCGTTACCATCTTCACATAATCATAGAAAGCGAAGCTCCCAAATGGGTATTCATCCTTTACATTcatgttcttcttcttcgtaCCAGGCTAATTCTTTAGCTTTGGTCGAGTCGTCGCGGTTTTATAACAACCAAAACCACGACGGATCGCATTACTCCCCATGCCAGAACCCGGTTGGCGCGGCGAGTAATTCGGGGCACCATTTGGTTTTATCGGGCGGGAAAGAGGATTTGGGTGCATTGGCATTGCTGGAAGATAGTGTAAAAAAGCTCAAGAGTCCTAAAGGGTCAGCTGGTCCTGCTTTGAGCAAGGACCAGATTGATTCCGCGCTTCAATTACTAGCAGAATGGTTCTACGAGTCATGTGGGTCTGTCTCAGCTTCGAGCCTCGCGCACCCTAAGTTTAGAGCGTTTATTCACCAGGTGGGCTTGCCTGGGTTATTGCTGCGGGAGCTCACGGGTGCTCGGCTTGATGCTAAGTTTGAGGAGGTGAAGACTCGGTCGGATGCTAGGATAAGAGACGCAATGTTTCTTCAGGTTGCTAGTGATGGGTGGAAGGGAAAGAGTTGTTGTGGATTTACTTGCGATGGAGAAAATTTGGTTACATTTACGGTTAATCTTCCGAATGGGACAAGTGATTTTCAAAAGGCGGTGTTCACTGGAGGAATGGTGTCAGCGAAGTATGCGGAGGAAATCTTGTGGGAAGCGGTGACAGATGTTTGTGGGAGTAGTGTGCAGAGATGTGTAGGGATAGTTGCAGATAAGTATAAGGCCAAGGCATTGAAGAACTTGGAGGTTCAGAATCATTGGATGATAAATCTCTCTTGTCAGCTTCAGGGGTTTGTAAGTTTGATCAAGGATTTTAACAAAGAACTTCCACTTTTCAGGACTGTCACCGAGAATTGCATAAAGGTTGCGAATTTCGTAAATACTACTTCTCAAGTTAGGAATAGTTTCCTCAAGTACAAGATGCAAGAACTTGAGTGTGCTGGGTTACTACGAGTTCCTTCGCCAAAATGTGACACTTCAAAGAAGTTTGGACCGGTTTATGCAATGTTCGAAGATATACTGAGCTGTTCCCAGGTGCTCCAAATGGTTGTACTGGATGATCTGAATAGAGCAACATGTCAGGAGGATTCAATTGCGAGAGAAGTTGCTGGTTTGATTCAAACCGAGGGGTTTTGGAATGAGTTGGAGGCAGTATATTCGCTTGTGAAGCTGATCAGAGAGATGGCTCAGGAGATTGCAGCTGACAGGCCATTGATTGGACAATGCCTAACTCTTTGGGAGGAGTTGAGGGGGAAAGTAAAGGACTGGTGTGCCAAATTCAGCATTACCGAGGGGCctgtagaaaaaataattgaaaagcGATTCAGGAAAAACTACCACCCAGCATGGTCGGCTGCATTTATACTGGACCCTCTTTACTTGATGAGGGACACGAGTGGAAAATACCTTCCACCATTCAAGTACTTGACGCATGAGCAGGAGAAGGACGTCGATAAGCTCATAACAAGGTTGGTTTCCAGGGAAGAAGCTCATGTTGCATTGATGGAGCTCATGAAATGGAGGTCAGAAGGGCTAGACCCTCTCTATGCTCAAGCAGTTCAGGTAAAACAGCGAGACCCTGTTTCTGGGAAGATGAAAATTGCAAACCCACAGAGCAGTAGACTTGTATGGGAAACTTGCTTAAGTGAGTTCAAGTCTCTGGGTAAGGTTGCAGTGAGGCTCCTCTTCCTTCATGCAACTTCGTGCGCATTCAAGGGTAATTGGTCTTCCATGAAATGGGTTTGTGGCCAAAGACACTCAAGGATCGGCATGGAAAGGGCTCAAAAGATGATATTCATTGCAGCTCATGCAAAGCTTGAAAGACGGGATTTTTCAAATGAGGAAGAAAAGGATGCGGAGCTGTTTGCGGTGGCAGGCAGTGACGATGACGTGCTCAATGAGGTCTTTGCCGATGCACCCTCAGTGTAA